In Clostridium sp. SY8519, one genomic interval encodes:
- a CDS encoding polyprenyl synthetase family protein, with translation MEFKKELSRRIEEAEATIYRYLPKETGMQKMVIQAMNYSVRSGGKRLRPILMRETYRLFGGNSTVIEPFMAAIEMIHTYSLIHDDLPAMDNDELRRGHKTAHVVYGEAMAILAGDGLLNLAYETIADGILAHPECRGAAAAFANLARKAGIYGMVGGQAVDVQNDGRSIDIPTLDYINEYKTGALIEGAMMTGAILAGAEDARITEIESAAADFGLAFQIRDDILDVTGTEEQIGKPVGSDSRNQKDTYVTLRGLERASEDVQMLSERGLDVLRSLPRRNYFLEELMGHLVHRTK, from the coding sequence ATGGAATTCAAGAAGGAACTGTCCCGGCGCATCGAAGAGGCCGAGGCGACGATATACCGTTATCTGCCGAAAGAAACCGGCATGCAGAAAATGGTGATTCAGGCGATGAATTACAGTGTCCGGTCCGGCGGCAAGCGCCTCCGGCCGATTCTGATGCGGGAAACGTACCGGCTGTTTGGCGGAAACAGCACAGTGATTGAACCTTTTATGGCTGCCATTGAGATGATTCATACCTATTCTCTGATTCATGATGATCTGCCGGCCATGGACAACGATGAACTGCGGCGGGGCCATAAGACAGCGCATGTGGTTTATGGAGAAGCCATGGCAATTCTGGCGGGTGACGGACTGCTGAATCTGGCCTACGAAACAATCGCAGACGGAATTCTGGCACATCCGGAATGCCGAGGCGCCGCAGCTGCTTTTGCCAATCTGGCCCGAAAGGCAGGCATATACGGAATGGTCGGCGGGCAGGCAGTGGATGTGCAGAATGACGGCAGATCCATCGATATTCCTACGCTGGATTATATTAATGAGTACAAGACGGGGGCGCTGATTGAAGGGGCGATGATGACCGGCGCGATTTTGGCGGGCGCGGAGGATGCAAGGATTACAGAAATTGAATCTGCGGCAGCAGACTTCGGCCTGGCTTTTCAGATCCGGGATGATATTCTGGATGTGACGGGTACCGAGGAGCAGATCGGCAAGCCGGTGGGCAGCGACAGCCGCAATCAGAAAGATACTTATGTAACGCTGCGGGGGCTGGAACGTGCCTCCGAGGATGTACAGATGCTGTCGGAGCGGGGACTGGATGTCCTACGCAGCCTTCCCAGGAGAAATTATTTCCTGGAGGAACTGATGGGGCATCTGGTACACCGTACAAAATAA
- the xseB gene encoding exodeoxyribonuclease VII small subunit, with amino-acid sequence MSEETNKTPELEELFEHLDTIVRRMQEDHVTLDESFRLYEQGMKDIRICTDLLNGIEKKMLVLSGDGTMEPLDAEEEQN; translated from the coding sequence ATGAGTGAAGAAACAAACAAGACACCGGAACTGGAGGAACTGTTTGAACATCTGGATACAATAGTAAGGCGCATGCAGGAAGATCATGTCACTCTGGACGAGTCATTCCGGCTGTATGAGCAGGGAATGAAAGACATCCGCATCTGTACGGATCTTTTGAACGGCATAGAAAAGAAGATGTTGGTACTGTCCGGGGACGGCACCATGGAACCGCTGGATGCGGAAGAGGAGCAGAACTGA
- the xseA gene encoding exodeoxyribonuclease VII large subunit, whose protein sequence is MTKNIYSVGQINSYIKNMFAQDFMLRRIYVRGEVSNCRYHSSGHIYFSLKDSDGVIAAVMFSGNRAKGLTFRMKDGDRVIVRGGIRVYERAGVYQLYAEEIEPAGAGELYRRFEALKRELAEMGMFAPEYKKQIPPFLKTIGVVTAATGAAIRDIQNISHRRNPCVQLILYPAQVQGDGAAASIIQGIHALEATGVDVMIVGRGGGSMEDLWAFNEEAVARAIFECSVPVISAVGHETDTTIADFVADLRAPTPSAAAELAVWDIREASDRLEHISRSLQQRMRHRLDFFRETLKQRAAAIAAFSPQYRLESSRQRVDEYTDRLRERMEHSLSVCRFRLTHLAEQLPAAMEQKYTARRHALSLYASRLEGLSPLRKLSGGYAFLSDTQGRPVHSVEQLTQGSLLTADLADGRILAEVKETEKHGTGEAE, encoded by the coding sequence ATGACAAAAAACATTTATTCTGTCGGACAGATCAATTCCTATATCAAGAATATGTTTGCGCAGGATTTTATGCTGCGAAGAATCTATGTCCGGGGTGAAGTGTCGAACTGCAGGTACCATTCTTCCGGACATATTTATTTTTCCTTAAAAGACAGTGACGGCGTAATCGCGGCAGTCATGTTTTCGGGAAACCGGGCCAAAGGTCTTACGTTCCGCATGAAAGACGGGGACCGGGTGATTGTCCGGGGAGGCATCCGCGTTTATGAACGCGCCGGTGTCTATCAGCTGTACGCAGAGGAAATCGAACCGGCCGGCGCGGGAGAACTGTACCGCAGATTTGAGGCACTGAAGCGGGAACTTGCCGAAATGGGCATGTTTGCTCCGGAATACAAAAAACAGATTCCGCCCTTTCTGAAGACGATCGGTGTGGTTACGGCGGCTACAGGAGCCGCGATCCGGGATATTCAGAACATTTCCCACCGCAGAAACCCATGTGTCCAGCTGATTCTGTATCCGGCGCAGGTGCAGGGAGACGGGGCAGCGGCTTCGATTATCCAGGGAATTCATGCACTGGAAGCAACCGGGGTCGATGTGATGATTGTCGGCCGGGGCGGCGGATCCATGGAGGATCTGTGGGCCTTTAATGAAGAGGCCGTGGCCCGGGCGATTTTCGAATGTTCCGTTCCGGTCATTTCTGCAGTGGGACATGAAACAGATACAACAATTGCGGACTTTGTGGCGGACCTGCGTGCCCCGACACCTTCAGCGGCGGCAGAGCTGGCAGTCTGGGACATCCGGGAAGCCAGTGACAGGCTGGAACATATCTCCCGGTCCCTGCAGCAGCGGATGCGCCATCGGCTGGATTTTTTCCGTGAGACACTGAAACAGAGGGCCGCAGCCATCGCTGCCTTCAGCCCGCAGTACCGGCTGGAAAGCAGCCGTCAGCGTGTGGATGAATACACGGACCGTCTGCGGGAGCGAATGGAACACAGCCTGTCTGTCTGCCGGTTCCGGCTGACACACCTGGCAGAACAGCTGCCGGCGGCCATGGAACAGAAGTACACCGCCCGAAGGCATGCGCTGTCTCTTTACGCGTCCCGTCTGGAGGGGCTTTCGCCGCTGCGCAAGCTGTCGGGCGGCTATGCGTTTTTGAGCGATACCCAGGGAAGGCCGGTGCACAGCGTGGAACAGCTGACACAGGGAAGCCTTCTGACTGCGGATCTGGCAGATGGAAGAATCCTTGCGGAAGTGAAGGAAACAGAAAAACACGGGACAGGAGAAGCAGAATGA
- the nusB gene encoding transcription antitermination factor NusB, with the protein MTRREIREEIFKILFSLDFYEKDSQEEQIRLALAELQSGEEKKVPEKDYQYIHDKVLDILHSCQSIDQKINESADKWKTSRIGKAELTILRLAVYEIFQEDSISTAIAINEAVELAKKYGDDNAPKFVNGLLAKVL; encoded by the coding sequence ATGACCAGAAGAGAGATCAGAGAAGAGATCTTCAAGATTCTTTTCAGTTTGGATTTTTATGAAAAAGACAGCCAGGAGGAGCAGATCAGGCTTGCGCTGGCGGAACTGCAGTCCGGAGAAGAAAAAAAAGTTCCGGAAAAAGACTATCAATATATTCACGACAAGGTACTGGATATTCTGCACAGCTGTCAGAGTATCGATCAGAAGATTAACGAATCTGCAGACAAGTGGAAGACTTCACGTATCGGAAAAGCGGAGCTGACGATTCTCCGTCTGGCGGTATATGAGATTTTTCAGGAAGACAGTATCTCAACGGCGATTGCTATCAATGAGGCAGTGGAACTGGCCAAGAAATATGGCGATGACAACGCGCCGAAATTTGTCAATGGTCTGCTGGCAAAGGTATTATGA
- a CDS encoding Asp23/Gls24 family envelope stress response protein, producing MAEDRRGFIIKSDESGKVQIADEVVAIIAGLAATEVDGVTSMVGNITNEIISRLGMKNLSKGVRVERQEESVAVMLALNIAYGYSIPDVTVNVQNKVKASIETMTGLHVSAVNIRIADVDMKAEA from the coding sequence ATGGCAGAAGACAGAAGAGGCTTTATTATAAAAAGTGATGAATCCGGCAAGGTGCAGATCGCGGACGAGGTAGTGGCTATTATCGCCGGACTGGCGGCAACAGAGGTGGATGGCGTAACATCCATGGTAGGCAATATTACCAACGAGATCATCAGCCGGCTGGGAATGAAGAACCTCTCAAAGGGCGTGCGTGTGGAACGGCAGGAGGAGTCCGTGGCTGTCATGCTTGCGCTGAATATCGCCTACGGATATTCCATTCCGGATGTAACCGTTAATGTACAGAACAAAGTGAAGGCGTCCATCGAGACGATGACCGGCCTGCATGTATCCGCTGTCAATATCCGTATTGCAGATGTGGATATGAAGGCAGAGGCATAG
- the ligA gene encoding NAD-dependent DNA ligase LigA, protein MERSKAEARIRELRGIIEHHMDLYYNQDAPEITDFAYDRLMQQLKALEKEYPDLVTPDSPTQKVGGTVKREAGVTVTHRVPMLSIQDVFSKEEVHAWMTEVLAMHPDARFSVEEKIDGLSMTLRYENGNLALAETRGDGLVGEDVTLNAKAIPDVPLKIPLTGYLEVRGEVYMSHEKFDAFNAQQTELGKKPAANPRNLAAGTLRQLDAEVTRQRGLKLFLFNVQDASEENHSFLVRHTEAMDQLETLGMKTVRHTLCSTPEQALEEIDRIGESRGTLDYDIDGAVVKIDQIAYRGDFPAGSKYSAGHIAYKYPPEEKEVTIESIEVDVGRTGKLTFRALFREPVRLCGTSVQRATLHNIDYIHSLGIDEGCRAICRKQGEIIPAIISVTHSTGTEYQPPAVCPVCGHTLVREADTADIYCENPSCPAQLKRTVAYFAGRDAMDIKSFGQTYVNTLTDLGYLTSYADIYHLKDHREELIDRGIMGREKNTDKILAAIEASKQNDAARLLTGLAIRNVGRTSAREIMKHFPDIRALSEASVEELTMIPDVGQITAQAIYDFFHEKDNLQILRDLEESGVNMQSEQHVAAADELEGLTIVVTGTLPTLGRKEAQQLIEAHGGRCTGSVSKKTDYLLAGEAAGSKLEKAKSLGVPIINEQEFLEMIRKPR, encoded by the coding sequence ATGGAAAGAAGTAAAGCAGAAGCGCGGATCAGAGAACTGCGCGGAATCATAGAGCACCATATGGATCTGTACTATAATCAGGATGCGCCGGAAATCACTGATTTTGCGTACGACCGTCTGATGCAGCAGCTGAAGGCGCTGGAAAAGGAGTATCCCGATCTGGTTACACCGGATTCACCGACCCAGAAAGTCGGAGGCACTGTGAAAAGAGAAGCCGGGGTCACGGTGACGCACCGTGTGCCGATGCTCAGTATACAGGATGTGTTTTCCAAAGAAGAGGTGCATGCCTGGATGACAGAGGTGCTTGCGATGCATCCGGATGCCCGGTTTTCTGTGGAGGAAAAAATCGACGGCCTCAGCATGACGCTCCGATACGAAAATGGAAACCTGGCGCTGGCGGAAACCCGCGGCGACGGATTGGTGGGGGAGGATGTGACGTTAAACGCGAAGGCCATCCCGGATGTACCGCTTAAGATCCCGCTGACCGGTTATCTGGAAGTCCGCGGGGAAGTGTATATGTCCCATGAAAAGTTTGACGCGTTCAATGCGCAGCAGACGGAACTGGGGAAAAAACCGGCAGCCAATCCCCGCAACCTGGCGGCAGGAACCCTGCGTCAGCTGGATGCGGAGGTAACACGACAGCGCGGATTAAAACTGTTCCTGTTTAATGTGCAGGATGCTTCCGAAGAAAATCACAGCTTTCTGGTCCGCCACACCGAGGCGATGGACCAGCTGGAAACCCTGGGAATGAAAACGGTACGCCATACGCTCTGCAGCACGCCGGAGCAGGCACTGGAAGAGATTGACCGGATCGGGGAATCCAGGGGCACCCTGGATTATGATATTGACGGAGCGGTGGTGAAGATCGATCAGATTGCCTACCGCGGCGATTTTCCGGCCGGAAGCAAGTACTCGGCAGGGCATATTGCCTACAAATATCCGCCGGAGGAAAAAGAAGTTACCATCGAATCCATTGAAGTGGATGTGGGGCGTACGGGCAAACTGACCTTCCGGGCACTTTTCCGCGAGCCGGTCCGCCTGTGCGGAACCAGCGTGCAGCGCGCGACCCTCCACAATATTGACTACATCCACAGTCTCGGAATTGATGAAGGCTGCCGGGCCATCTGCCGGAAACAGGGAGAAATCATACCGGCGATTATCTCCGTTACACACAGTACAGGGACCGAATATCAGCCTCCGGCAGTCTGTCCGGTCTGCGGGCACACACTGGTCCGGGAGGCGGATACCGCGGATATTTACTGCGAAAACCCCTCCTGCCCGGCACAGCTGAAGCGGACGGTTGCCTATTTCGCCGGCAGGGATGCCATGGATATCAAGTCCTTCGGACAGACGTATGTCAATACCCTGACGGACCTGGGCTACCTGACCAGTTACGCGGATATTTATCATCTGAAAGATCACAGAGAGGAACTGATTGACCGGGGCATTATGGGCAGGGAAAAAAATACAGACAAAATTCTTGCGGCCATCGAAGCCTCCAAACAGAATGACGCGGCACGTCTTCTGACCGGGCTGGCGATCCGAAATGTGGGGCGTACCTCTGCCCGGGAAATTATGAAGCATTTTCCGGATATCCGGGCGCTGTCAGAAGCTTCTGTGGAGGAACTGACCATGATTCCGGATGTGGGGCAGATCACGGCACAGGCAATCTATGATTTCTTTCATGAAAAGGACAATCTGCAGATACTCCGGGACCTGGAGGAATCCGGCGTAAATATGCAGTCTGAGCAGCATGTCGCGGCAGCAGATGAACTGGAAGGTCTGACGATTGTAGTGACAGGTACCCTGCCGACCCTGGGACGGAAAGAGGCACAGCAGCTGATTGAGGCCCATGGGGGCCGATGCACCGGATCTGTGAGTAAAAAAACAGATTATCTGCTTGCCGGCGAGGCAGCCGGATCCAAACTGGAGAAGGCAAAGAGCCTTGGTGTGCCGATTATAAACGAGCAGGAGTTTCTGGAGATGATCCGAAAGCCCCGGTGA
- a CDS encoding pseudouridine synthase yields the protein MEEQEGIRINRFLSEAGVCSRRAADRAIDSGQVRINGNPAKKGTRVRPGDRVEYQGRPVSREEEPILLLLHKPRGIVCTSDPSEPDNIINYLNYPKRVYTVGRLDKESEGLILLTNQGDLSNKMMRAGNFHEKEYVVTVDRPVGQEFLDRMAAGVYLPELQVKTRPCRIRQLDRYRFQIVLTQGYNRQIRRMCEVFGRKVERLVRVRFMNFTLKGLKPGAWRPATPEEWKTIRKLTRDSSNIPGKYRIPASEGRVLRTASEGQTGVLKESPQETEDGKK from the coding sequence GTGGAAGAACAGGAAGGAATCAGGATCAACCGTTTCTTAAGTGAAGCGGGGGTCTGTTCCCGCAGAGCCGCCGACCGGGCCATCGACAGCGGTCAGGTGCGCATCAACGGGAATCCCGCAAAGAAAGGCACACGGGTGCGGCCCGGGGACCGGGTGGAATATCAGGGGCGTCCGGTGAGCCGGGAGGAGGAGCCGATCCTCCTGCTTTTGCATAAACCCAGGGGAATTGTATGTACTTCGGATCCTTCGGAGCCGGACAACATCATCAATTATCTGAATTATCCCAAACGGGTGTATACAGTGGGACGGCTGGATAAGGAATCCGAAGGCCTGATTTTGCTGACCAACCAGGGAGATCTGAGCAATAAAATGATGCGGGCAGGAAATTTCCACGAAAAAGAGTACGTGGTGACCGTGGACCGTCCAGTGGGTCAGGAGTTTCTGGACAGAATGGCTGCCGGTGTGTATTTGCCGGAGCTTCAGGTGAAAACCAGGCCCTGCCGGATCCGTCAGCTGGACAGATACCGGTTCCAGATTGTTCTGACCCAGGGCTACAATCGGCAGATCCGCCGCATGTGCGAGGTCTTTGGCAGAAAGGTGGAACGCCTGGTTCGGGTCCGGTTTATGAATTTTACCCTGAAAGGTTTGAAACCGGGGGCCTGGCGGCCGGCGACTCCGGAAGAATGGAAAACGATTCGGAAACTGACCCGGGATTCCAGTAATATTCCGGGAAAGTACCGAATTCCTGCTTCTGAAGGCCGCGTACTGCGTACAGCGTCCGAAGGGCAGACAGGAGTTTTGAAAGAATCCCCACAGGAGACAGAGGATGGAAAGAAGTAA
- a CDS encoding SH3 domain-containing protein, whose protein sequence is MTDKKELQSDIDTARNGQAAEEPLAEPSETPAETAGLRDTETGRHADAEPVSGETADGNPAAEDAADAETDREDDFTFIDTDSVKDRSKLVAETEGSEEPRAEELKHAKTARRRTDHTEYRILRRRRFLRRGLPILIVAAAAACVCGVFGWKKYSAYRAGQEKIQQTEQKKQEQEQAAKDLVDQNITAVVTNYLNTYASGDTATLGTYAAPLSDSEKSYISADTQYIDGYKDVSCTKSRGTADNQYFVTAVYNMAMKNASTAYPGYSYFVIEKNDQGAYIINNRYSLYNRNYPNTEIDQNVKTAFDKYLADNQKTVYDAIAKKQGEATAADPTLKAAIDAKNKVDQAWLSATGNGKNLSAWNTAAGTAQQKQEQAKKVKLVKKYKTGTKVYPIDNIVIRKSPSKKGKALATAFANEGLYLLGQTKNGWFYIKTGNVTGYVNSDYVVGR, encoded by the coding sequence ATGACAGACAAAAAAGAACTGCAGTCTGACATCGATACGGCGCGGAACGGACAGGCCGCGGAAGAACCTTTGGCGGAACCGTCAGAGACTCCCGCGGAAACTGCCGGTCTGCGTGATACGGAAACCGGCCGGCACGCGGATGCGGAGCCTGTGTCAGGGGAAACCGCAGACGGGAATCCGGCGGCAGAAGATGCCGCGGATGCGGAGACGGACCGGGAAGACGATTTTACATTTATTGATACTGACAGCGTGAAAGACCGTTCCAAACTGGTTGCAGAGACAGAAGGATCGGAGGAACCCCGGGCGGAAGAGCTAAAGCATGCCAAAACGGCCCGGCGCAGAACGGATCATACCGAATACAGGATTCTGCGCCGCCGCAGGTTCCTGCGCCGGGGACTGCCGATCCTTATTGTGGCAGCGGCGGCAGCCTGCGTATGCGGCGTATTCGGCTGGAAAAAGTACAGTGCCTACCGTGCCGGACAGGAAAAAATCCAGCAGACGGAGCAAAAGAAACAGGAGCAGGAACAGGCGGCAAAGGATCTGGTGGATCAGAATATTACCGCAGTGGTAACGAATTACCTGAATACCTATGCTTCTGGTGACACCGCCACACTCGGGACTTACGCGGCGCCCTTAAGCGACAGTGAAAAGTCTTATATTTCCGCAGATACGCAGTATATTGACGGATATAAAGACGTAAGCTGTACAAAGAGCCGGGGAACTGCGGACAATCAGTATTTTGTCACTGCTGTATACAATATGGCGATGAAAAACGCGTCGACGGCGTATCCGGGATATTCCTACTTTGTCATCGAAAAGAATGACCAGGGCGCGTATATCATTAACAACCGCTACAGCCTTTACAATCGGAACTACCCGAATACAGAGATTGACCAGAACGTAAAGACGGCATTTGACAAGTACCTGGCCGACAATCAGAAAACGGTCTATGACGCGATCGCGAAAAAGCAGGGGGAAGCCACAGCCGCGGATCCCACATTAAAAGCCGCCATCGATGCCAAGAACAAGGTGGATCAGGCATGGCTTTCCGCTACCGGAAACGGAAAGAATCTGAGCGCCTGGAATACGGCTGCCGGCACAGCGCAGCAGAAACAGGAACAGGCAAAAAAAGTAAAACTGGTAAAAAAATATAAAACCGGCACAAAAGTCTACCCGATTGACAATATTGTCATCCGCAAGTCTCCTTCCAAAAAGGGGAAAGCGTTGGCAACCGCCTTCGCGAATGAGGGACTGTATCTGCTGGGACAGACAAAGAACGGATGGTTTTATATAAAAACCGGCAATGTCACAGGATATGTGAATTCTGATTATGTAGTTGGCAGATGA